From Microbacterium pseudoresistens, the proteins below share one genomic window:
- a CDS encoding DNA-methyltransferase: protein MVHGDALDAAATLPDGSFTLIYLDPPFNTGRTQERHGVAVRRAREDAEPAEDPPAPREVNHGFHGHRYERVRELLHTYDDRFDDYGDFLMPRLEEAWRLLADDGTLYLHLDYREAHYAKVMLDAVFGRDSFLNEIVWAYDYGAKPRTRWPTKHDTILVYAKNPGSHVFDVDAIEREPYMAPGLVSPEKAARGKLPTDVWWHTIVPTAGREKTGYPTQKPEGILRRIVQASSRPGDRVLDLFAGSGTTGAVASALGRDALLVDSNPEAIRIMRDRIPHADVRTAGDQGVRR, encoded by the coding sequence ATCGTGCATGGCGACGCGCTCGACGCGGCGGCCACCCTGCCCGACGGCTCGTTCACGCTGATCTACCTCGACCCGCCGTTCAACACCGGCCGCACGCAGGAACGGCACGGCGTCGCGGTGCGCCGCGCCCGTGAAGACGCAGAGCCGGCCGAGGATCCTCCCGCACCCCGCGAGGTGAACCACGGCTTCCACGGGCACCGTTACGAACGCGTGCGCGAGCTGCTGCACACCTACGATGACCGTTTCGACGACTACGGCGACTTCCTCATGCCGCGCCTCGAAGAAGCCTGGCGGCTGCTCGCCGACGACGGCACGCTCTATCTGCACCTCGACTACCGCGAGGCGCACTATGCGAAGGTCATGCTCGACGCCGTCTTCGGGCGCGACAGCTTCCTCAACGAGATCGTCTGGGCCTACGACTACGGCGCGAAGCCCCGCACCCGCTGGCCCACCAAGCACGACACGATCCTCGTCTACGCGAAGAATCCGGGTTCGCACGTGTTCGATGTGGATGCGATCGAGCGCGAGCCGTACATGGCGCCGGGCCTGGTCTCGCCCGAGAAGGCGGCGCGCGGCAAGCTGCCCACCGACGTGTGGTGGCACACGATCGTGCCGACGGCAGGGCGCGAGAAGACCGGTTATCCCACGCAGAAGCCGGAGGGCATCCTGCGCCGCATCGTGCAGGCGTCCAGCCGCCCCGGCGACCGCGTGCTCGACCTCTTCGCCGGCAGCGGCACGACGGGAGCGGTGGCTTCGGCGCTGGGGCGGGATGCGCTGCTCGTCGACTCGAATCCGGAGGCGATCCGGATCATGCGCGACCGCATCCCGCACGCCGACGTGCGCACGGCGGGCGATCAGGGCGTGCGCCGATAG
- a CDS encoding LysR family transcriptional regulator produces MFELRRLRLLREFALRGTIADVAAALSYSPSTVSQQLAQLEREAGVALLEPDGRRIRLTAQGRLLAEHAARALELDEAAQHALAEAGRREPVRISAMATAAETIVPDALTLLADRAPDLRVEMTEAPPEQGLFELTTRRFDLVIAEQYPGHTRERREGTEHLLIGADPLRLALPPTEAPAALGALRERAWVMEPPGSAVRQWAVQQCRAAGFEPDVRFEAEGLTAHLRLIAAGHAVGMLPDLLWGRAPVPVTLADLPGSPVREVFAAVRAVSGESPEIRLVREALVDAFADYRRTP; encoded by the coding sequence ATGTTCGAGCTGCGCCGTCTGCGCCTGCTGCGCGAATTCGCCCTGCGGGGCACGATCGCCGACGTCGCCGCGGCCCTCTCGTACAGCCCGTCCACGGTGTCTCAGCAGCTCGCCCAACTCGAGCGCGAGGCGGGCGTCGCGCTGCTCGAACCCGACGGCAGGCGCATCCGCCTCACCGCGCAAGGGCGACTGCTCGCCGAGCACGCCGCCCGCGCGCTCGAGCTCGACGAGGCGGCGCAGCACGCCCTCGCGGAGGCGGGCCGGCGAGAGCCGGTGCGCATCAGCGCCATGGCCACCGCGGCCGAGACGATCGTGCCCGACGCTCTCACCCTGCTCGCCGACCGGGCGCCCGATCTGCGCGTGGAGATGACCGAGGCACCGCCCGAGCAGGGCCTGTTCGAGCTGACCACGCGACGGTTCGACCTCGTGATCGCCGAGCAGTATCCCGGGCACACCCGCGAGCGGCGCGAGGGCACCGAGCATCTGCTGATCGGGGCCGACCCGCTGCGCCTGGCCCTGCCGCCGACCGAAGCGCCCGCAGCATTGGGGGCGCTGCGCGAGCGGGCGTGGGTGATGGAGCCGCCCGGATCGGCCGTGCGGCAGTGGGCCGTGCAGCAGTGCCGGGCCGCCGGCTTCGAGCCCGATGTGCGCTTCGAGGCCGAGGGGCTCACGGCACACCTGCGGCTCATCGCCGCCGGGCACGCGGTGGGGATGCTCCCCGACCTGCTGTGGGGCCGGGCGCCGGTGCCGGTGACGCTCGCCGATCTTCCTGGCTCGCCGGTGCGCGAGGTGTTCGCCGCGGTGCGCGCGGTGTCGGGCGAGAGCCCCGAAATCCGGCTCGTGCGTGAAGCCCTCGTCGACGCCTTCGCGGACTATCGGCGCACGCCCTGA
- a CDS encoding bifunctional proline dehydrogenase/L-glutamate gamma-semialdehyde dehydrogenase: MTAAAPASSPAPFPGESTSSSSDLSALADDAVALVQRWLAESRDVPVDAAAERLAGVLRDESGLAFTVGFVDGVVRPEDTRVAARKLRELVSLTPRFLPAPLRGAIALGGALAPAFPGIVVPIARRVLRQMVRHLIVDARDAKLGSAIRRIRDAQDVKLNINLLGEAILGQDEASRRLEGTRRLLQRDDVDYVSIKVSSTVAPHSPWAFDQAVSHAAEALLPLYRIAAAGEKFINLDMEEYKDLDLTIAVFTSILDRAEFRDLEAGIVLQAYLPDALAAMRRLQEWAAARVADGGALIKVRVVKGANLPMETVDAESHGWPLATWSSKQETDSSYKAVLEYALRPEHIRHVRIGVAGHNLFDIALAWLLAEKRAVTEGVEFEMLLGMASAQASVVKRTVGSLLLYTPVVHPDEFDVAIAYLIRRLEEGASQENFMSAVFDLDAVPALFEREKARFLASVETVPAETPAPNRTQNRTEQAEPAPADGFANTPDTDPSLAPNRAWGDAIRGRMASSTLGNDTVAANTLVETAEVAATIARGAAAGEAWRALGAEGRAAILHRAGDMLEKRRADLLEVMGSEAGKVLEQGDPEVSEAIDFAHYYAESARRLADVDGATMRPVGLTVVTPPWNFPVAIPAGSTLSALAAGSPVIIKPARQARRSGAVMVEALWEAGVPRDVLQYVQLDGRELGEVLVSDPAVERIILTGGYETAELFRRFRPDLPLLAETSGKNAIIVTPSADLDLAAKDVAYSAFGHAGQKCSAASLVILVGSAARSGRFRRQLIDAVGAYAVGAPEDGTSRIGPLIGPAEGKLLSALTTLEPGQRWIIEPQRLDDAGALWRPGIREGVARGSEFHRVEYFGPVLGIMTAATLDDAIDIVNDIDYGLTSGLHALDEEEIQRWLSRIEAGNVYVNRGTTGAIVQRQPFGGWKKSSVGAGTKAGGPNYLVGLSDWDDAPVRSATAPDALTASAAELVEGDDAAWLRDALVTDQDAWAAEFGAVHDPSGLETEHNVLRYQAVPVTVRYEGERVAELVRVAATGIRAGSRVTVSAASPLPAAVRTWLGAHDVVVTVEDAQAWAAHAGRLAVGDGRVRLIGTAASETAEAVGGSPSLALYANPVVAAGRVELLTFVREQAVSITAHRFGTPHRYDVPLLAPMRD, translated from the coding sequence ATGACCGCCGCTGCGCCCGCCTCTTCTCCCGCGCCCTTCCCCGGCGAGAGCACGTCGTCCTCTTCCGACCTGAGCGCGCTCGCCGATGACGCCGTCGCCCTGGTGCAGCGCTGGCTCGCCGAGAGCCGCGACGTGCCGGTCGACGCGGCCGCCGAGCGCCTTGCCGGCGTGCTGCGCGACGAGAGCGGCCTCGCCTTCACCGTCGGGTTCGTCGACGGCGTCGTGCGGCCGGAAGACACTCGCGTCGCGGCGCGGAAGCTGCGCGAACTCGTGTCGCTGACGCCCCGCTTCCTGCCCGCCCCGCTGCGCGGAGCGATCGCCCTCGGCGGCGCCCTGGCCCCCGCTTTCCCCGGGATCGTCGTGCCCATCGCCCGGCGCGTGCTGCGGCAGATGGTGCGCCACCTCATCGTCGATGCCCGCGACGCGAAGCTGGGCTCCGCCATCCGCCGCATCCGCGACGCGCAGGATGTGAAGCTCAACATCAACCTCCTCGGCGAGGCGATCCTCGGGCAGGACGAGGCCTCGCGCCGGCTGGAGGGCACGCGGAGGCTGCTGCAGCGCGACGATGTCGACTACGTGTCGATCAAGGTATCCTCCACCGTCGCTCCGCACAGCCCGTGGGCGTTCGATCAGGCCGTGTCCCACGCGGCCGAAGCGCTGCTGCCGCTGTACCGCATCGCCGCGGCCGGCGAGAAGTTCATCAACCTCGACATGGAGGAGTACAAGGACCTCGATCTCACGATCGCCGTGTTCACGAGCATCCTCGACCGCGCGGAGTTCCGCGATCTCGAGGCCGGGATCGTGCTGCAGGCCTATCTGCCCGACGCCCTGGCCGCGATGCGGAGACTGCAGGAGTGGGCGGCCGCGCGCGTGGCCGACGGCGGCGCGCTGATCAAGGTGCGCGTCGTCAAAGGCGCGAACCTGCCGATGGAGACGGTGGATGCCGAGAGCCACGGATGGCCGCTGGCCACCTGGTCGAGCAAGCAGGAGACCGACTCGTCGTACAAGGCCGTGCTCGAATACGCGCTGCGGCCCGAGCACATCCGACACGTGCGCATCGGCGTCGCCGGGCACAATCTCTTCGACATCGCCCTGGCCTGGCTGCTCGCCGAGAAGCGCGCGGTGACCGAGGGCGTCGAGTTCGAGATGCTGCTGGGCATGGCCTCGGCGCAGGCGAGCGTGGTCAAGCGCACCGTCGGCTCGCTCCTGCTCTACACGCCGGTCGTGCATCCCGATGAGTTCGATGTCGCCATCGCGTACCTCATCCGTCGTCTGGAGGAGGGCGCGTCGCAGGAGAACTTCATGTCGGCCGTGTTCGACCTGGATGCGGTGCCCGCGCTGTTCGAACGGGAGAAGGCGCGCTTCCTCGCCTCCGTCGAGACGGTTCCCGCCGAGACGCCGGCACCGAACCGCACCCAGAACCGCACCGAGCAGGCCGAGCCCGCGCCGGCCGACGGATTCGCGAACACTCCCGACACCGATCCGAGCCTCGCGCCCAACCGCGCGTGGGGCGACGCGATCCGGGGACGGATGGCGTCGTCGACCCTCGGAAACGACACCGTCGCCGCGAACACCCTCGTCGAGACCGCCGAGGTCGCGGCGACCATCGCCCGGGGCGCGGCCGCGGGCGAGGCGTGGCGCGCGCTGGGGGCGGAGGGTCGCGCGGCGATCCTGCACCGCGCCGGCGACATGCTCGAGAAGCGCCGCGCCGATCTGCTGGAGGTCATGGGATCCGAAGCGGGCAAGGTGCTCGAGCAGGGTGACCCCGAGGTGTCGGAGGCGATCGATTTCGCCCACTATTACGCCGAGAGCGCGCGTCGGCTCGCCGACGTCGACGGCGCGACGATGCGTCCGGTCGGGCTGACCGTCGTGACCCCGCCGTGGAACTTTCCCGTGGCGATCCCCGCAGGGTCCACGCTGTCGGCCCTGGCGGCAGGCTCGCCCGTCATCATCAAGCCCGCCCGGCAGGCACGCCGCTCGGGCGCGGTCATGGTCGAGGCGCTGTGGGAGGCGGGGGTTCCCCGCGATGTGCTGCAGTACGTGCAGCTCGACGGGCGTGAGCTCGGCGAGGTGCTCGTGAGCGATCCGGCCGTGGAACGCATCATCCTCACCGGCGGGTACGAGACGGCCGAGCTTTTCCGCCGCTTCCGCCCCGACCTTCCGCTACTGGCCGAGACGAGCGGCAAGAACGCCATCATCGTCACGCCCAGCGCCGACCTCGATCTCGCCGCGAAAGACGTCGCGTACTCCGCCTTCGGTCACGCCGGGCAGAAGTGCTCGGCCGCATCCCTCGTGATCCTGGTCGGCTCCGCGGCGCGTTCGGGGCGCTTCCGCCGGCAGCTGATCGACGCCGTCGGTGCCTACGCGGTGGGAGCCCCGGAAGACGGCACGAGCCGGATCGGGCCGCTCATCGGCCCCGCCGAAGGCAAGCTGCTCTCCGCGCTCACCACGCTCGAGCCGGGACAGCGCTGGATCATCGAGCCGCAACGGCTCGATGACGCGGGCGCGCTCTGGCGGCCCGGCATCCGCGAGGGCGTCGCCCGCGGCAGCGAGTTCCACCGTGTGGAGTACTTCGGACCCGTGCTGGGCATCATGACCGCCGCGACGCTGGATGACGCCATCGACATCGTCAACGACATCGACTACGGGCTCACCTCCGGCCTGCATGCGCTCGACGAGGAGGAGATCCAGCGCTGGCTCTCACGTATCGAAGCGGGAAACGTCTACGTCAACCGCGGCACCACCGGAGCGATCGTGCAGCGTCAGCCGTTCGGCGGATGGAAGAAGTCGTCGGTCGGGGCGGGGACGAAGGCCGGAGGGCCGAACTACCTCGTGGGGCTGTCGGACTGGGACGACGCCCCCGTGCGCAGTGCGACGGCGCCGGATGCGCTCACCGCATCCGCTGCGGAGTTGGTGGAGGGCGACGACGCCGCATGGCTTCGTGATGCGCTGGTCACGGACCAGGATGCGTGGGCCGCCGAGTTCGGTGCGGTGCACGATCCGAGCGGACTGGAGACCGAGCACAACGTGCTGCGCTACCAGGCTGTGCCCGTCACGGTGCGGTACGAGGGGGAGCGCGTCGCAGAGCTCGTGCGCGTGGCCGCCACCGGTATCCGCGCCGGTTCGCGCGTGACGGTGAGCGCCGCATCGCCCCTGCCTGCGGCCGTGCGCACCTGGCTGGGGGCGCACGATGTCGTCGTCACCGTCGAGGATGCGCAGGCCTGGGCGGCGCACGCCGGGCGGCTCGCAGTAGGCGACGGACGCGTGCGACTCATCGGCACCGCGGCATCAGAGACGGCCGAGGCGGTCGGCGGATCGCCGAGCCTCGCACTGTATGCGAACCCCGTCGTCGCGGCCGGGCGCGTGGAACTGCTCACCTTCGTGCGCGAGCAGGCCGTGTCGATCACGGCGCACCGCTTCGGCACCCCGCACCGGTACGACGTACCGCTGCTGGCGCCGATGCGCGACTGA
- a CDS encoding carboxylesterase/lipase family protein: MSASGPVVTTASGPVRGMWRGEPGAAGSSAAFLGIPFAKAPTGSRRFLAPVPPAPWTEVRDATTYGPTAQRGDTGPTLIPEPSIPGASTLNVNVFTPSPALSPDGAGLPVMVWIHGGGYVDGSPASPWYDGRAFTRDGVVTVSISYRLGFDGFGWIDGAPANRGVLDWLAALEWVQRNVAAFGGDPDRVTIAGQSAGGGAVLRLLGMERAQHLFDAAIALSPALADLPRKRVQARSRRLAELVGCAPDLAGFRSVREGMLRKHQPEASLLGAKGLAAATAVLTDGLPWGPVIDGDVLSRPTVEALRAGVGSDKPLLLGATDDEFTMALDRARSTLRLIPAPLLLGRFLRDRRVRRAYLDANRPQRRKGTAAVLGRYVTDTVFRALVARVAEARRDAATWAYRFAWVSPTKGWSCHCLDVPFWFDCLDEDHVPAIAGDAPPQSLADAMHGAAVAFVRDHDPGWPQWRTDPGTSRVFDADPATATVSATAYDDALPLV; the protein is encoded by the coding sequence ATGAGTGCATCTGGGCCCGTGGTCACCACTGCATCCGGGCCCGTGCGGGGGATGTGGCGGGGCGAGCCGGGCGCAGCCGGATCGTCGGCGGCCTTCCTCGGCATCCCCTTCGCAAAGGCGCCGACCGGGTCACGACGGTTTCTCGCCCCCGTGCCGCCCGCACCCTGGACCGAGGTGCGCGACGCGACCACCTACGGCCCCACCGCGCAACGCGGCGACACCGGGCCCACGCTCATTCCCGAGCCCAGCATCCCCGGCGCCTCGACGCTGAACGTGAACGTGTTCACGCCCTCGCCCGCACTGTCACCCGACGGCGCGGGCCTGCCGGTCATGGTGTGGATCCACGGCGGCGGTTACGTCGACGGCTCACCCGCGAGCCCCTGGTACGACGGGCGCGCCTTCACTCGCGACGGTGTCGTGACGGTGTCGATCTCGTACCGGCTCGGCTTCGACGGCTTCGGGTGGATCGACGGCGCGCCCGCCAACCGCGGGGTGCTCGACTGGCTCGCGGCGCTGGAGTGGGTGCAGCGCAACGTCGCAGCCTTCGGCGGCGACCCCGATCGCGTCACGATCGCCGGGCAGTCGGCCGGCGGCGGTGCCGTGCTGCGGCTGCTCGGGATGGAGCGCGCCCAGCACCTGTTCGACGCCGCCATCGCCCTCTCGCCGGCGCTGGCCGACCTGCCGCGCAAGCGGGTGCAGGCGCGCAGTCGCCGCCTGGCCGAGCTGGTCGGATGCGCCCCCGATCTGGCCGGCTTCCGCAGCGTGCGCGAAGGGATGCTTCGCAAGCACCAGCCCGAGGCCTCGCTGCTCGGCGCGAAGGGTCTCGCCGCGGCCACGGCTGTGCTCACCGATGGACTCCCGTGGGGTCCCGTGATCGACGGGGATGTGCTCTCGCGCCCGACCGTCGAGGCACTTCGAGCAGGCGTCGGATCCGACAAGCCCCTGCTGCTGGGCGCGACTGACGACGAGTTCACGATGGCGCTCGATAGGGCACGGAGCACACTGCGGCTCATCCCGGCGCCGCTGCTGCTCGGACGCTTCCTCCGCGACCGGCGGGTGCGGCGGGCGTATCTCGATGCCAACCGCCCGCAGCGGCGCAAGGGCACGGCGGCGGTGCTCGGGCGCTACGTCACCGACACGGTGTTCCGCGCCCTCGTCGCCCGCGTGGCCGAGGCGCGCCGCGATGCGGCGACGTGGGCGTACCGTTTCGCGTGGGTGTCGCCGACGAAGGGCTGGTCGTGCCATTGCCTCGATGTGCCGTTCTGGTTCGACTGCCTCGACGAGGATCACGTGCCCGCCATCGCGGGCGATGCGCCGCCGCAGAGCCTCGCGGATGCGATGCATGGTGCGGCTGTGGCGTTCGTGCGTGACCACGATCCGGGGTGGCCGCAGTGGCGGACCGATCCGGGCACGTCTCGCGTGTTCGATGCGGACCCGGCGACGGCGACGGTGTCGGCGACCGCCTACGACGACGCACTGCCGCTGGTCTGA
- a CDS encoding GNAT family N-acetyltransferase, protein MLIREATVDDAHGIAVVHVRSWQAAYRGLMPQAVLDDLSVTQREEGWLRILSGDAPDGAAAHRGRTIVAERERRILGWASFGEARDADAPAGAELWGVYAHPEAYGQGAGHALITAVEAAFRAEGHASAYLWVLAGNARAETFYQRHGWLEDGGVKVDERPGLRLRERRRVRRLA, encoded by the coding sequence ATGCTGATCCGAGAGGCGACCGTCGACGACGCGCACGGCATCGCCGTCGTGCACGTGCGGTCGTGGCAGGCCGCGTACCGGGGGCTCATGCCGCAGGCGGTGCTCGATGACCTCTCCGTCACGCAGCGCGAGGAGGGGTGGCTCCGCATCCTCTCCGGCGACGCCCCCGACGGTGCGGCCGCGCACCGCGGCCGCACGATCGTCGCCGAGCGCGAGCGGCGCATCCTGGGGTGGGCGTCGTTCGGCGAGGCGAGGGATGCCGACGCGCCGGCCGGAGCCGAGCTCTGGGGCGTCTATGCGCATCCCGAGGCGTACGGGCAGGGCGCGGGGCACGCACTGATCACCGCGGTCGAGGCGGCGTTCCGCGCCGAAGGGCACGCCTCGGCGTACCTGTGGGTGCTGGCGGGGAATGCGCGCGCCGAGACGTTCTACCAACGCCACGGCTGGCTCGAGGACGGTGGCGTGAAGGTCGACGAGCGTCCCGGCCTGCGGCTGCGCGAGCGTCGTCGCGTCCGCCGGCTCGCCTGA
- the galE gene encoding UDP-glucose 4-epimerase GalE: protein MSWLVTGGAGYIGSHVVRALTGAGMTAVVLDDLSSGRPSFVPGDVTLVEGSILDRELVERTLREHAVTGVIHVAGFKYAGVSVQRPLHTYAQNVEGTRIILEAMAAADVSNIVFSSSAAVFGTPDVPLVEEDTAKRPSSPYGESKLIGEWLLRDQAIATAASEHPLRHTSLRYFNVVGSADPSVYDVSPHNLFPIVFEALLAGTTPRIFGDDYDTPDGTNVRDYVHVGDIALAHVAAAKRLESGEPIEAAYNLGSGDGLSVKQIMDAMVRVTGIEFVPEVGPRRPGDPDRIVATGALAARDLDWRMRHTVDEMVRSGWEARRSAG, encoded by the coding sequence ATGTCCTGGCTTGTCACCGGCGGTGCCGGCTACATCGGATCGCACGTCGTGCGTGCGCTCACCGGAGCCGGGATGACGGCGGTCGTGCTCGACGACCTCTCCAGCGGGCGTCCATCGTTCGTGCCTGGCGACGTCACGCTCGTGGAGGGCAGCATCCTCGACCGTGAGCTCGTGGAGCGCACGCTGCGCGAGCATGCGGTGACCGGGGTCATTCACGTCGCCGGCTTCAAGTACGCCGGGGTCTCGGTGCAGCGCCCGCTGCACACCTACGCGCAGAACGTCGAGGGCACGCGCATCATCCTCGAGGCGATGGCGGCCGCCGATGTGTCGAACATCGTGTTCTCCTCCAGCGCCGCCGTCTTCGGCACACCGGATGTCCCGCTCGTCGAGGAGGACACCGCCAAGCGCCCCTCGAGCCCGTACGGCGAGTCGAAGCTCATCGGCGAGTGGCTGCTGCGCGACCAGGCGATCGCGACGGCCGCCTCCGAGCATCCGCTGCGGCACACCTCGCTGCGCTACTTCAACGTCGTGGGCTCGGCCGACCCGAGCGTGTACGACGTGAGCCCGCACAACCTCTTCCCCATCGTGTTCGAGGCGCTGCTGGCGGGCACGACCCCGCGCATCTTCGGCGACGACTACGACACCCCCGACGGCACGAACGTGCGCGACTACGTGCACGTGGGCGACATCGCGCTCGCGCATGTCGCCGCGGCGAAGCGCCTGGAGTCGGGCGAGCCGATCGAGGCCGCCTACAACCTGGGCTCGGGCGACGGGCTGAGCGTGAAGCAGATCATGGATGCGATGGTGCGGGTCACCGGCATCGAGTTCGTGCCCGAGGTCGGGCCGCGCCGCCCCGGCGACCCGGACCGCATCGTCGCCACCGGCGCGCTCGCCGCCCGCGATCTGGACTGGCGGATGCGCCACACGGTGGACGAGATGGTCCGCTCCGGCTGGGAGGCCCGCCGCAGCGCGGGGTGA
- the galK gene encoding galactokinase, with protein MDAASAARLLLASLTEAPAAGVWSAPGRANLIGEHTDYNDGFVLPFAIPHRTAAAVATRPDGRIRVASTFADAPVEVALEELDRLFPSAVPRVPEWAAYPLGVAWALRALAHAPAALPGLDIAIASDVPVGAGLSSSAAIESAVGVALDDVWELGLDAVRIAGAGRRAENEAVGAPTGIMDQMASMLGEPDAAVFLDCRSLAARTVPLRVREAGLDVLVIDTQVRHAHATGGYGERRAACERGAAELGVPALRDVAVDDLDRAAGLLDETTFRRVRHVVTENQRVLDTVAALEAEGPRAIGGLLIASHASMRDDFEISVPELDLAVDTALAHGAIGARMTGGGFGGAAIALVDHEQADAVGAAVRASFAAAGFRAPRLFTAPPSAGPRRDA; from the coding sequence ATGGATGCGGCATCGGCTGCGCGCCTCCTGCTCGCCTCACTCACCGAAGCGCCCGCCGCAGGGGTCTGGTCGGCGCCGGGTCGTGCCAACCTCATCGGCGAGCACACCGACTACAACGACGGATTCGTGCTGCCGTTCGCCATCCCGCACCGCACCGCGGCGGCCGTCGCGACGCGGCCGGATGGACGCATCCGCGTCGCCTCGACGTTCGCCGATGCCCCGGTCGAGGTCGCCCTCGAGGAGCTCGACCGGCTGTTCCCCTCGGCCGTGCCGCGCGTGCCGGAGTGGGCGGCGTATCCGCTGGGCGTGGCATGGGCGCTGCGCGCGCTCGCCCACGCCCCCGCAGCACTCCCGGGGCTCGATATCGCGATCGCATCCGATGTGCCCGTGGGCGCGGGTCTGTCATCATCGGCCGCGATCGAGAGCGCAGTCGGGGTCGCGCTCGACGACGTGTGGGAGCTGGGGCTCGACGCCGTGAGGATCGCCGGCGCCGGGCGGCGGGCCGAGAACGAGGCCGTGGGCGCGCCGACGGGGATCATGGACCAGATGGCGTCGATGCTCGGCGAGCCGGATGCCGCGGTGTTCCTCGACTGCCGATCGCTCGCGGCGCGCACCGTGCCGTTGAGGGTGCGCGAGGCGGGACTGGACGTGCTCGTGATCGACACGCAGGTGCGCCATGCGCACGCCACGGGCGGGTACGGCGAGCGCCGCGCCGCCTGCGAACGCGGGGCGGCGGAGCTGGGCGTGCCCGCGCTGCGCGATGTGGCCGTGGACGATCTGGACCGTGCAGCCGGCCTGCTGGATGAGACGACCTTCCGCCGCGTGCGCCACGTCGTGACCGAGAATCAGCGCGTCCTCGACACGGTCGCGGCGCTGGAGGCTGAGGGCCCGCGCGCGATCGGTGGGCTGCTCATCGCCTCGCATGCCTCGATGCGCGACGACTTCGAGATCTCCGTGCCCGAACTCGACCTCGCGGTCGACACGGCGCTCGCGCACGGGGCGATCGGGGCTCGGATGACCGGCGGCGGGTTCGGCGGCGCGGCCATCGCGCTCGTCGACCACGAGCAGGCGGATGCCGTGGGCGCGGCGGTGCGCGCATCCTTCGCCGCGGCCGGCTTCCGCGCGCCCCGCCTGTTCACCGCCCCGCCGTCGGCAGGCCCCCGCCGCGACGCCTGA